CGTACGGGGAGCCGAAGGCGACTGCCGGATTAGAATAATTTGTTGAGCTTCCACCTTATACTCTACTTGTAGCGGGCGAAGCAATTGGTCGAGTACTCTGGACAAAGGCAGGTTTTGAGCCTGTACGGAGACTTTTGGCGTGGAGCCGAACAAAGAGGATTGGTAGGTAAACCGTACTTCGGCCAGTTTGCTCAGCTGTTGCAGTACTACTTTTACATCCTGATTCACGAGATTGAGTGAAATCCTGCGTTGCAGTACTTCCTGATCGGCCGAGTCATTCGCGTACGCTCCGCAATAGCTGGCGAATACCCACAAGACAATACAGGTAGAAGTAAGCCATTTTTTCATAATAGGTACTGTTTTACGGTTTAGAGTAGATACAATACTTCCCTGCATCCCGGCAAGGGATGTACTAGAGACGAAAAATGAACTGAAGCTGGGTTCGAGGTCTATCGTGGATTTTAGCCCGCACTACGGTGTACAGCCGTCGCTCTGGATAAATACCTGTCCTCCTTTCACCTGGTAAGTGGCCCCGATGGCCTGACAAATGGCACTTAAACGTTCCTGAAGATTTTCTTCTTTAAAAGAGGTATTGATGGAACAGTTGCGAAGCTGTTCGGCATTGTAATTGATTTTGACACCAAACTGACGTTGCAGTTCTGCCAGTACCCGGGGCACCGGAGCGTTGTCAAACGTCTGTTCCCGGAACACGGCTCGTTTTTTAACCAGCGTGATTTTATCCAGACGGTCCAGCCGTTTGTCGTACGTAAGCTGTTCCTGCGGATTCAGAATCGTCGGTACAGCGGTACTCGTTCGTACCCGTACCCCGACCCGGCCACTGCGTACCTGAACCACCGTTTTCTGGGTTTGGGGCCGGGCGTAAATCCAGAAACTCGTACCTAACACTTTTGTACTCAATTCAGATGTGTACACGACGAACGGATGATTCGGGTCTTTAGTAATGTCAAAGAAAGCATCGCCGTAGAGCTGTACTGCCCGTTTATCCTTCGGAAACTGCACCGGATACCACAAACGACTATTCTTTTCCAAGGTTACTACACTGCCGTCCGGTAACAGTACCGTGACGGGTTCTTTTCCTGGATTGGTTTTCAAGGCCCAATGCAGGGAAGCAGGTTCGGGCGTCACGGGTTTTTCCGGCCAGATCCACCACCCCAGTCCCGCCACAATCAGCAGCACCGCCGCCCACCGGACCCAGGTAAACACTCGCAATCGACGCAGGGGTTGTACTACCACGCGTTCCCTCAGCTTTTCCAGTTCCAGCTGTACCTCAGCCTGCGGAACGGGTTCGGCGTAATGGGCGTAAATTTCCTCCAGAAACAGGCGGGCCTGACGAATCACGTACTCCTGTTCCGGATGCATCGTAAGGTACTCTTGCCAGAACAAAGCCTGTGACCCGGCCGGATCACGTACCCAGTGACGAAAGGATTCGTCCTGAATAAAATCACGGGCTTCAAAATTCTGGTATTTTTTCATGAAAAAATAAAACAGTGCACGTTTCAATAGTAGAGTGTGCGGTAGCCGCAGAACCTAACCAAAAACGATGAAAATTTTTTGAATTAATTTTCGGGGAAAGGAAAACTCAACGCATTCGCTACCCAAAGAACACCTCCCACGACCCAAGCATTGCGGAGTTCCTTGAGCGAACGGGACAGCAGATTATAGACGCTCTGGTGGTTGAGTTGCATGATCTCCGCAATCTGATCGTGCGAGAGACCTTCGTAATAATGTAGAAAAATAATTTCCCGCTGCCGGGGAGACAGCGATTCCAGAGCTTTGGTCAGACGCAGATGATATTCTTCCTGGGTTTCCTGATGGATGAGCAGCGATTCTACCCCCAGCTCCTCACTACCTAAGGATTCCGGATACGCTTCGTGCGAATACCCCGATTGCTGCCGGTAAGATCGGTAGATTTTGTTTCGCAGGATGGCAAACAGGTAGGCTTTAATATCCTCGGGTTTCGGCAATGACTCGCGTCGGGTCCAGAGTTCTAGGAAAAGCTCCTGTAGTAAATCTTTGACGAGCTCCCGATCACGTTCCAGCTTTAGCCCGTAATTCAGCAGAGCCGCATAATACCACTCCGCTACCTGATTTAAGGCAGCCGAATCCCCCTGGCAAAGCTGTAGCCATACGTGCTGGGCCTCTAAGGAGTGGGGATGCTGGGAAATCAATGCTTAAACAGGGTTATGATTTCGCGGCAAGTTACTATAATTAACAAAAAAACACCATAAAGTGCAATTTATATCCAGTACTAAATTTTCTTGATTTTCTGTAAAAGACGTTCTCCTCTCCTTTAGTCCTCACACGTTCAGAGGGGTGTTGGGCGTTTCTTCCCAGCATTGACAAAATCAATTTTTCGATTAAAACTATCAATTTTTCTTAACCATCGGGCGTGGTCACTTTTGTTCGGAAAACCAATTTAACCCCTTGTTTTACGCATGGAAAACCAGAACAAATTAACTACGGCTACGGGAACGCCCGTTCCGGACAATCAAAATGTACTGACGGCGGGGCCGCGGGGCCCGCTCTTGCTACAGGACTTTTGGTTTCTGGAAAAAATGGCTCACTTCGACCGTGAAGTTATTCCCGAGCGTCGCATGCACGCCAAGGGCTCGGGAGCGTACGGCACTTTTACCGTCACACACGACATTACGGCCTATACTAAAGCCGATCTCTTTTCCGAAATTGGGAAGAAAACTGAGCTGTTTATTCGCTTTTCGACCGTGGCTGGCGAACGGGGAGCCGCCGATGCCGAACGCGACATTCGGGGTTTTGCCCTGAAATTCTATACCCAGCAGGGAAACTGGGACCTGGTCGGAAACAATACGCCCGTCTTCTTTTTCCGCGACCCGATGAAGTTTGCCGACCTGAATCACGTGGTTAAGC
This region of Siphonobacter curvatus genomic DNA includes:
- a CDS encoding RNA polymerase sigma factor; this translates as MISQHPHSLEAQHVWLQLCQGDSAALNQVAEWYYAALLNYGLKLERDRELVKDLLQELFLELWTRRESLPKPEDIKAYLFAILRNKIYRSYRQQSGYSHEAYPESLGSEELGVESLLIHQETQEEYHLRLTKALESLSPRQREIIFLHYYEGLSHDQIAEIMQLNHQSVYNLLSRSLKELRNAWVVGGVLWVANALSFPFPEN
- a CDS encoding FecR family protein codes for the protein MKKYQNFEARDFIQDESFRHWVRDPAGSQALFWQEYLTMHPEQEYVIRQARLFLEEIYAHYAEPVPQAEVQLELEKLRERVVVQPLRRLRVFTWVRWAAVLLIVAGLGWWIWPEKPVTPEPASLHWALKTNPGKEPVTVLLPDGSVVTLEKNSRLWYPVQFPKDKRAVQLYGDAFFDITKDPNHPFVVYTSELSTKVLGTSFWIYARPQTQKTVVQVRSGRVGVRVRTSTAVPTILNPQEQLTYDKRLDRLDKITLVKKRAVFREQTFDNAPVPRVLAELQRQFGVKINYNAEQLRNCSINTSFKEENLQERLSAICQAIGATYQVKGGQVFIQSDGCTP